The following are encoded together in the Babylonia areolata isolate BAREFJ2019XMU chromosome 30, ASM4173473v1, whole genome shotgun sequence genome:
- the LOC143275669 gene encoding sperm flagellar protein 1-like, whose translation MMTINSLKDHGQMNEDELEDLYNWIDDIPLSRPKKNMTRDFSDGVLVAEVIKHVFPKLVHIHNYPPTNKTLGKMENWDTLNRKVLRKLQFKLSEDVIQQIVASKPGVIEHVLFMLKTRLSCVQWDIKVQQRKETLQSKHPDVDQYSTSRICSQRNVNTTLFGGGGVKFASGMTQMHKGGARRPQDDWVPLILLEEKEQEVLAKDETIKILQAKIKRLEHLVHLKDIRIEDLQACVQKLPQTGRR comes from the exons atgatgACCATAAACAGTCTGAAAGATCATGGGCAAATGAATGAAGATGAGCTGGAGGATCTCTACAACTGGATTGACGATATACCTCTGTCGAGACCTAAAAAAAACATGACTCGAGATTTCTCag ATGGAGTCCTGGTTGCAGAAGTGATTAAACACGTGTTTCCCAAGCTGGTGCACATCCACAACTACCCCCCAACCAACAAAACCCTAGGGAAGATGGAGAACTGGGACACCCTCAACAGAAAAGTTTTGAGAAAACTGCAGTTCAAACTGTCCGAAGATGTCATACAGCAGATTGTTGCCTCGAAGCCTGGGGTCATTGAGCACGTCCTCTTCATGCTGAAGACTCGCCTTTCGTGCGTTCAGTGGGATATCAAAGTTCAGCAGAGAAAGGAGACACTGCAAAGCAAACACCCAGATGTTGATCAGTACTCCACCAGCAGAATCTGTTCACAGAGGAAtgtcaacacaacattgtttGGGGGCGGCGGTGTCAAGTTTGCTTCAGGAATGACACAGATGCACAAGGGCGGTGCCAGACGTCCACAGGATGACTGGGTGCCGCTGATTCTGCTGGAGGAAAAGGAACAGGAAGTGTTGGCGAAGGACGAAACCATTAAGATTCTGCAGGCAAAGATCAAACGGCTTGAGCATCTCGTGCATCTTAAAGACATTCGCATTGAAGATCTGCAGGCTTGTGTGCAGAAATTACCACAAACTGGTAGAAGATGA